A stretch of Oikeobacillus pervagus DNA encodes these proteins:
- the putP gene encoding sodium/proline symporter PutP: protein MNYQVFISLGIYFIAMMLIGLYAYRKTNNLKDYMLGGRDLGPAVTALSAGASDMSGWILMGLPGAMYATGISKAWIAIGLTTGAFFNYLLLAPRLRTYTSVANDSITIPDFLENRFGDSKRLLRLVSAIVIIIFFTLYTSAGVVSGGRLFESAFNLNYHVGLFVTAGVVIAYTLFGGFLAVSLTDFVQGCIMFVALILVPSVALTDLGGPSVALSEVQSVDPQLLNLFRDVSIVSILSSLAWGLGYFGQPHIIVRFMAIKSVREIKVARRIGMSWMIISLIGTSLVGFAGIAYMSIHQIPIDDPETIFIVFSEILFHPLITGFLFAAILAAIMSTISSQLLVTSSALTKDFYKAFLKRNASDRELVLVGRLSVLLVSVVAVLLSYTPNDTILNLVGNAWAGFGAAFGPTILLSLYWKRMNKWGALSGMMVGALTVIIWISIPALKDYMYEMIPGFFLSLITVITVSFLTNKPNQEIKQTFDLMKTTLEKEIKS, encoded by the coding sequence ATGAATTATCAAGTATTTATTTCATTGGGTATCTACTTTATTGCGATGATGCTCATTGGACTATATGCTTATCGAAAAACAAATAATTTAAAGGATTATATGTTAGGGGGGCGTGATCTTGGGCCCGCCGTCACCGCCTTGTCTGCCGGTGCATCTGATATGAGTGGATGGATTTTGATGGGGCTTCCTGGCGCCATGTATGCCACAGGAATTTCAAAAGCTTGGATTGCCATCGGATTAACGACAGGAGCCTTTTTTAACTATTTATTACTAGCTCCGCGCCTCAGAACATATACAAGTGTTGCCAATGACTCTATTACAATTCCAGATTTTCTAGAAAATCGATTTGGTGACTCCAAAAGGTTATTGCGCTTAGTTTCCGCTATTGTGATTATTATCTTCTTCACATTATATACTTCAGCAGGCGTCGTCTCTGGAGGCCGCTTATTTGAATCCGCTTTTAACCTTAATTATCATGTGGGACTATTTGTAACAGCTGGCGTTGTGATTGCTTACACATTATTTGGAGGATTCCTAGCTGTAAGCTTAACTGATTTTGTCCAGGGCTGTATCATGTTTGTCGCCTTAATATTAGTACCGAGCGTTGCTTTAACCGATCTCGGTGGACCTTCAGTGGCATTAAGTGAAGTACAAAGTGTTGATCCTCAACTTTTAAATCTTTTCAGAGATGTTTCCATTGTGAGTATCCTCTCTTCCCTCGCATGGGGTCTAGGGTATTTTGGTCAACCACATATTATCGTCCGTTTTATGGCGATTAAGTCTGTAAGAGAAATTAAAGTCGCCCGAAGAATCGGAATGAGTTGGATGATTATTTCTCTTATTGGCACTTCATTAGTTGGTTTCGCAGGAATCGCTTATATGTCAATCCATCAGATTCCAATAGATGACCCAGAAACAATTTTTATCGTATTCTCAGAAATACTCTTCCATCCGCTTATTACGGGCTTTTTATTCGCAGCGATTTTAGCAGCGATCATGAGTACCATTTCATCACAATTATTAGTCACTTCAAGTGCCTTAACAAAGGATTTCTATAAAGCCTTTTTAAAAAGAAATGCCTCAGATCGTGAACTAGTATTGGTTGGAAGACTTTCTGTATTACTTGTTTCAGTTGTTGCGGTTCTTCTCTCCTATACACCAAATGATACGATCTTAAATCTAGTAGGGAATGCTTGGGCTGGCTTTGGAGCGGCATTTGGTCCTACGATTCTATTAAGTCTCTACTGGAAACGTATGAATAAGTGGGGGGCTTTATCAGGAATGATGGTCGGGGCATTAACTGTAATCATTTGGATTAGTATCCCAGCCTTAAAGGATTACATGTACGAAATGATTCCGGGATTCTTCCTTAGCTTGATCACTGTCATCACTGTAAGTTTCCTTACAAATAAGCCTAATCAAGAAATTAAACAAACGTTTGATTTGATGAAAACAACATTAGAAAAAGAAATAAAATCTTAA